One segment of Daphnia magna isolate NIES linkage group LG2, ASM2063170v1.1, whole genome shotgun sequence DNA contains the following:
- the LOC116916952 gene encoding coiled-coil domain-containing protein 28A isoform X1 encodes MEDSHHNNRERTKKSPHPIPEVKIQIDCSSRTSSSHNHRGASSDGTLTENSSSETPWSREAKRTKIFHPKPPRKAKELFPESSHSSHSFLTDVADMRSMETALIQLVNDFHSGKLQAFGRHCSTEQMEAIRDQQEKLARLHFELGAQHDVNAQQTSDNMNELVSALEHLSQTIEQLHPHSSQSQSDSN; translated from the exons ATGGAGGACAGTCATCATAACAATAGAGAACGAACGAAGAAAAGCCCACATCCAATTCCCGAagtaaaaatacaaattgaTTGTTCTTCCCGCACCTCTTCTAGTCACAACCACAGAGGGGCCTCTTCAGATGGAACACTGACTGAGAATTCTTCCTCGGAAACACCATGGAGTCGGGAagccaaaagaacaaaaatatttcACCCCAAACCTCCAAGGAAGG CTAAGGAGTTGTTCCCAGAAAGTTCGCACAGTTCCCACTCATTCCTCACAGATGTGGCAGACATGAGATCCATGGAGACGGCCCTGATCCAGCTAGTCAACGATTTTCATTCTGGAAAACTCCAGGCATTTG GTCGTCACTGCAGTACAGAACAAATGGAGGCTATTAGAGATCAGCAGGAGAAATTGGCGAGATTGCACTTTGAACTTGGGGCGCAACACGATGTTAACGCTCAACAGACGTCGGACAACATGAATGAACTAGTATCTGCGTTGGAACACCTCTCCCAAACCATTGAACAATTACATCCACATTCTAGCCAGAGCCAAAGCGATTCAAACTAG
- the LOC116916952 gene encoding coiled-coil domain-containing protein 28A isoform X2, which translates to MEDSHHNNRERTKKSPHPIPEVKIQIDCSSRTSSSHNHRGASSDGTLTENSSSETPWSREAKRTKIFHPKPPRKDVADMRSMETALIQLVNDFHSGKLQAFGRHCSTEQMEAIRDQQEKLARLHFELGAQHDVNAQQTSDNMNELVSALEHLSQTIEQLHPHSSQSQSDSN; encoded by the exons ATGGAGGACAGTCATCATAACAATAGAGAACGAACGAAGAAAAGCCCACATCCAATTCCCGAagtaaaaatacaaattgaTTGTTCTTCCCGCACCTCTTCTAGTCACAACCACAGAGGGGCCTCTTCAGATGGAACACTGACTGAGAATTCTTCCTCGGAAACACCATGGAGTCGGGAagccaaaagaacaaaaatatttcACCCCAAACCTCCAAGGAAGG ATGTGGCAGACATGAGATCCATGGAGACGGCCCTGATCCAGCTAGTCAACGATTTTCATTCTGGAAAACTCCAGGCATTTG GTCGTCACTGCAGTACAGAACAAATGGAGGCTATTAGAGATCAGCAGGAGAAATTGGCGAGATTGCACTTTGAACTTGGGGCGCAACACGATGTTAACGCTCAACAGACGTCGGACAACATGAATGAACTAGTATCTGCGTTGGAACACCTCTCCCAAACCATTGAACAATTACATCCACATTCTAGCCAGAGCCAAAGCGATTCAAACTAG